Proteins co-encoded in one Bacteroidota bacterium genomic window:
- a CDS encoding DUF2851 family protein, which translates to MSSKPASYTISERFLNQIWIHQRFPSSNLRTDDGKHVSILSPGKLNRDGGPDFRGARIRIGGVLYTGDVELHGRHREWTGHRHNLDPKYNSVILHVVLRANPGRTSPMTRAHRRIPVLVLGDYLDVSGDRAPAGANADEGGEPPERIRCYGLNGIVDDATLKSWLLKLATDRIELKVRRFSERLRELAGCLRPRVGEPGREYDDLPFGLYPGELPPPNLDCDLPEANRDGLWEQLMYEGIMEALGYGKNQALFLRLARNLTLRTIAGHFMPPGGGDVSPRLEAAFFRISGLLSESLSKPEKESAKHMKLLRNLWTLSGECYGGEMISAAEWQFFRLRPENFPTLRLAGAARLIPRLIRKGFFGYILQMVRGDVLSARQRYSILENLFVVRADSFWSNHYRFGERARGELKTLIGRSRAAEIIVNSIVPVCHLHARVNKDTMLEEGTAMLSAECPPGGENSSTTAIAGQLVRRRFALDSALLHQGALQLHKFYCMEERCSECEVGRVVFRGRTGATGSHLPSQAGRNIS; encoded by the coding sequence ATGTCGTCGAAGCCGGCGTCGTACACCATTTCCGAACGATTCCTAAACCAGATCTGGATTCACCAGCGGTTCCCCTCCTCAAACCTCAGGACCGACGACGGAAAACATGTGAGCATCCTCTCTCCGGGAAAACTCAACAGGGACGGGGGACCCGACTTCCGCGGAGCCCGCATCCGGATCGGGGGCGTGCTTTATACCGGGGATGTCGAACTCCACGGACGGCACCGGGAATGGACCGGTCACAGGCACAACCTGGATCCGAAATACAATTCGGTGATCCTGCACGTCGTTCTCCGCGCGAACCCCGGGCGCACTTCTCCGATGACACGCGCACACCGAAGAATTCCCGTTCTCGTCCTCGGCGACTACCTCGATGTGTCCGGAGATCGCGCTCCAGCGGGGGCGAACGCAGACGAAGGCGGAGAGCCCCCGGAGAGGATACGGTGTTATGGCCTCAACGGCATCGTCGATGACGCGACTCTGAAATCATGGCTCCTCAAACTCGCGACCGACCGGATTGAGCTCAAGGTCCGGCGTTTTTCTGAACGCCTCAGGGAGCTGGCGGGCTGTCTCCGGCCGCGTGTGGGTGAGCCGGGGCGCGAATACGACGACCTGCCGTTCGGGCTTTACCCCGGAGAACTCCCCCCACCCAACCTGGACTGCGATCTGCCGGAAGCGAACCGGGACGGTCTCTGGGAACAGTTGATGTACGAAGGGATCATGGAAGCGCTGGGGTACGGTAAGAACCAGGCGCTCTTTCTCAGGCTTGCCAGGAATCTCACCCTCCGGACGATCGCCGGACATTTCATGCCCCCGGGCGGAGGCGACGTATCGCCGAGGCTTGAAGCCGCCTTCTTCAGGATTTCCGGATTACTTTCCGAATCCCTCTCCAAGCCGGAGAAGGAGAGCGCGAAGCATATGAAGCTGTTGCGGAACCTCTGGACGCTGAGCGGGGAATGTTACGGCGGCGAAATGATCTCCGCCGCAGAATGGCAGTTTTTCCGGCTCCGGCCTGAAAATTTCCCGACTCTCCGGCTCGCCGGCGCGGCGAGGCTGATCCCCAGGCTGATACGAAAGGGATTTTTCGGCTACATTCTCCAGATGGTCAGGGGAGACGTGCTGAGCGCGAGGCAGCGCTACTCGATCCTCGAAAATCTCTTTGTCGTTCGCGCGGATTCGTTCTGGTCGAACCACTACCGATTCGGCGAGCGAGCCCGCGGCGAGCTCAAGACTCTCATCGGCAGGAGCCGCGCCGCCGAAATCATCGTGAACAGTATCGTCCCGGTGTGTCATCTTCACGCGCGGGTCAACAAGGATACGATGCTCGAGGAGGGAACGGCGATGCTGTCGGCGGAATGCCCTCCGGGGGGAGAAAACAGCTCCACAACGGCGATCGCAGGGCAACTCGTCAGGCGGCGGTTCGCCCTCGACTCGGCCCTGCTGCACCAGGGGGCGCTGCAACTGCACAAGTTTTACTGCATGGAGGAACGGTGTTCGGAGTGCGAGGTCGGAAGGGTGGTCTTCCGGGGGAGAACCGGCGCTACCGGTTCACATCTTCCTTCTCAAGCTGGTCGAAATATTTCCTGA
- the ftsZ gene encoding cell division protein FtsZ, with translation MIELDNYFDHGAKIRVVGVGGGGGNAINSMIDKRLQGVDFFAINCDMQSLERNKAPNKIQIGKNLTRGLGAGADPSIGQRAVEEDRDEIARSIAGSDMVFVTAGMGGGTGTGGGPIVANIAKSIGALVVGIVTRPFTCEGKKRMAQAEAGIEEMKKQVDTLIVIPNQKLLSIVERNTPLQEAFDHANEVLHNATRGISELITIPGLINVDFADVRTIMREMGDALMGSGVAAGENRAIEAAHAAISSPLLEGVSISGALGVLVNVTGGPTMSLVEVDEAVSVIHEAAGEEANVIMGAVIDENLGDEMMVTVIATGFNKRGVSGVRVARQTAKVIERIPVGLQDLQRLEEPAFMRKGIEITVNPFRSDDMDQPETDSNADTDKPAFLRKIMD, from the coding sequence GTGTGGTGGGGGTTGGGGGAGGCGGGGGGAATGCAATCAACAGCATGATCGACAAGAGGCTCCAGGGAGTCGATTTCTTTGCGATCAATTGCGACATGCAGTCTCTCGAGCGCAACAAGGCGCCGAACAAGATCCAGATCGGGAAGAACCTGACGCGGGGTCTCGGCGCGGGAGCGGATCCTTCGATCGGCCAGCGGGCCGTCGAGGAGGACCGCGACGAGATCGCACGATCGATCGCCGGCAGCGACATGGTGTTCGTCACCGCCGGAATGGGCGGCGGAACGGGGACCGGCGGCGGCCCGATCGTCGCAAACATCGCGAAGAGCATCGGCGCGCTGGTCGTCGGCATCGTCACGCGGCCGTTCACCTGCGAGGGAAAGAAGCGGATGGCCCAGGCGGAAGCCGGGATCGAAGAGATGAAGAAGCAGGTCGATACGCTGATCGTCATTCCGAACCAGAAACTCCTCTCGATCGTCGAACGGAACACGCCGTTGCAGGAGGCGTTCGACCACGCGAACGAAGTGCTTCACAACGCGACGCGGGGGATTTCGGAATTGATTACGATTCCGGGGTTGATCAACGTCGATTTCGCGGATGTCCGTACGATCATGCGCGAGATGGGCGACGCGCTCATGGGTTCGGGAGTCGCGGCGGGTGAAAACCGCGCGATCGAAGCGGCGCATGCGGCGATTTCGAGCCCGCTCCTTGAGGGCGTCTCGATTTCCGGAGCGCTCGGCGTTCTCGTCAACGTCACCGGCGGGCCCACGATGTCGCTCGTCGAAGTCGACGAAGCGGTCAGCGTGATCCACGAGGCGGCAGGCGAAGAGGCGAACGTGATCATGGGTGCGGTGATCGACGAGAACCTCGGCGACGAGATGATGGTGACTGTGATCGCCACGGGCTTCAACAAGCGGGGCGTAAGCGGTGTGCGGGTCGCCCGGCAGACGGCGAAGGTGATCGAGCGGATTCCCGTCGGGCTTCAGGATCTTCAGAGGCTCGAGGAACCGGCGTTCATGCGGAAAGGAATCGAAATCACCGTAAACCCGTTCCGGTCGGACGATATGGACCAGCCGGAAACCGACAGCAACGCGGATACGGATAAGCCGGCGTTTCTCCGCAAGATCATGGACTGA
- the pyrF gene encoding orotidine-5'-phosphate decarboxylase: MDFVQRLRHIQRKNNSLLCIGLDTDAMKVPEFLYAYGDPQFEFNRRIIDATKDIVCAYKLNVAFYESAGEHGWYTIHQTLARMPDDVLSIGDAKRGDIPSSAERQAMLLCEDWEFSGTTVSPYMGKDSVEPFMRRREQCAFILAVTSNKGAKDFQHLKVNGKPLYEHVVRAAKRWNTKKNVGLVAGANRPAELKRIRSLAPGMPVLIPGVGAQKGSLEEAVRYGCDARGELAIINIGRSIIYASNGKDFAQRAREVALEYRERINKYRAKYF, encoded by the coding sequence ATGGACTTCGTCCAGAGACTGAGACATATCCAACGAAAGAACAATTCCCTCCTCTGTATCGGGCTCGACACCGACGCGATGAAGGTGCCGGAATTTCTTTACGCGTACGGGGATCCCCAATTCGAATTCAACCGGCGGATCATCGACGCGACGAAGGATATCGTCTGCGCGTACAAACTGAACGTCGCCTTTTATGAATCGGCGGGCGAGCACGGCTGGTATACGATCCACCAGACGCTCGCCAGAATGCCGGACGACGTTCTCAGCATCGGGGACGCCAAGAGGGGGGACATCCCCTCCTCGGCGGAACGTCAGGCGATGCTCCTCTGCGAAGACTGGGAGTTCTCGGGGACGACGGTCAGCCCGTACATGGGGAAGGATTCGGTCGAACCGTTCATGAGACGCCGGGAACAGTGCGCGTTCATTCTGGCGGTGACATCCAACAAAGGCGCGAAGGATTTCCAACACCTGAAGGTGAACGGCAAACCGTTATACGAGCACGTGGTGCGCGCGGCGAAACGGTGGAACACCAAAAAGAATGTCGGATTGGTTGCCGGCGCAAACCGGCCGGCGGAATTGAAGCGCATCCGCTCGCTCGCACCCGGGATGCCGGTTCTGATACCAGGCGTCGGCGCCCAGAAGGGGAGCCTGGAAGAGGCAGTCCGGTACGGATGCGACGCCCGGGGAGAGCTCGCGATCATCAACATCGGACGCAGTATTATCTACGCCTCGAACGGAAAGGATTTTGCGCAACGGGCACGGGAAGTTGCTCTGGAGTACAGGGAGAGAATCAACAAGTACAGGGCGAAGTATTTTTGA
- a CDS encoding DUF4175 family protein, whose translation MQPQHPSSLYSDILRRIASVRRKENRLALLYGTLAAGMLCLLILLAAVVVEELFSFGTPGRTAVFSVAAAGMLGSLFWFVVRPVMRMAGILKSAGSALLAERVGKHFPEVRDRLLDAMQMYEQREILQPNYSVDLIDASFTDLYRQIQPLNFADAVNDFAVRKMGKVVLFAAGIFLLTFVTSPTGFLGSMYRIVHYNVSFADPLPVRFKIEPGNVDAVRGETVPIVVRTEGKPVDAISLLTRQRGQLEFETQSLKLQGGVFKTELGNIRASTEYYASVDDIKSDKFTINVLDRPLVRTLQVRLSPPAYTRLPAKTQDENAGDINAYPGTKAAIHIVSSKPLSEATLLFSDTTSVSLSPDGSAAEGTFTVKKNGTYHLLLKDSDGLPNVNPIEYTIRVTPDEYPAAEILSPAKNTDLTQGMKLDLFVRIKDDFGFSKLRVAYRLAQSRYEPPAEKYSFTDIPLPDRNQSPQELWYHWDVSELRLVPEDAVSYYVEVFDNDNVTGPKSGKSESYLLRLPSLEEVFSDVSQAHDQSLDQMESVAKESQQLKQDIEELQREMKKNREKSDWQQQKKAEELLQRHDEMKKKLDETSKKLEEMMNKMEDNKLLSKETMEKYSELQKLMEELKSPELQEALKKLQESTKQLSPEEIRQAMERLKLSEDQFRQSLERTVELLKRIHIEQKIDELIKRAEEMQKQQEGLKEQTAKTSPSDQKKRDELSKQQQDLQKQAESLEKQAADLQKKMEEFPKEMPVDQMAKAQEQLQKDQLSKQMQQSSGQMQSGDLQKAQQQQSQSEQSLSQFQQQMKDVQKSLQDEQMKQVVREMKKQLQNMLELSKREESLKEETKGMDPNSQRFREGAQQQSEMKSDLGNVANNMAELAKKTFAVSPEMSKEMGDAMKEMEQATENMESRNPGGSSEKQGAAMGSMNRAAMMMQNALNGLQGGTGGMGMAGLMGRLGQMTGMQQGINQGTQQAMGMGQGQPGMTPEQQAQYNRLGGSQGAVQKSMEELAREAKNAGEYSKLLGDLDRIAQEMKEVQTDLEQGNVNPNTAKKQEHILSRLLESTRSMRERDYEKRRKAETGTDIRRASPSGLDLSTQEGKNKLREELLKVLEGKYSKDYEELIRKYFDQLEKEDVNR comes from the coding sequence ATGCAACCTCAGCATCCATCATCCCTCTATTCAGACATCCTTCGCCGGATCGCTTCGGTCCGGAGGAAGGAGAACCGGCTTGCCCTCCTGTACGGAACCCTGGCGGCCGGCATGCTCTGCCTTCTGATTCTTCTCGCAGCGGTTGTCGTCGAAGAGCTCTTTTCATTCGGGACGCCGGGGCGCACGGCGGTGTTTTCCGTTGCCGCGGCGGGAATGCTGGGATCCCTCTTCTGGTTCGTCGTCCGTCCGGTGATGCGCATGGCGGGGATCCTCAAGTCGGCGGGAAGCGCCCTCCTTGCAGAAAGGGTCGGCAAACATTTTCCGGAGGTTCGCGACCGTTTGCTCGACGCCATGCAAATGTACGAGCAGCGTGAGATACTGCAACCGAACTATTCCGTCGATTTAATCGATGCCTCGTTCACCGACCTCTACCGGCAGATCCAGCCGTTGAATTTTGCCGACGCGGTGAATGATTTTGCGGTGCGGAAGATGGGAAAGGTTGTGCTCTTTGCTGCGGGGATTTTTCTCCTCACGTTCGTCACCTCCCCGACCGGGTTTCTCGGATCGATGTACAGGATCGTCCATTACAACGTTTCGTTTGCGGACCCGCTCCCGGTCCGTTTCAAGATCGAGCCGGGCAACGTGGACGCCGTGCGGGGCGAGACCGTTCCGATCGTGGTGCGCACCGAGGGGAAGCCCGTCGATGCGATCTCGTTGCTCACCCGACAGAGGGGGCAGCTTGAATTCGAAACCCAGTCGCTCAAACTGCAGGGGGGAGTGTTCAAGACGGAGCTCGGGAACATCCGCGCCTCGACCGAGTATTACGCGTCGGTCGACGATATCAAGAGCGATAAGTTCACCATCAACGTTCTCGACAGGCCGCTCGTCCGGACCCTGCAGGTCAGGTTGAGCCCGCCGGCGTACACCAGGCTACCGGCGAAGACACAGGATGAGAACGCCGGGGATATAAACGCCTACCCCGGCACGAAAGCCGCGATCCACATCGTCTCCAGCAAGCCGCTCTCGGAGGCGACACTGCTCTTCAGCGATACGACAAGCGTGTCCCTGAGCCCTGACGGTTCGGCCGCGGAGGGGACGTTCACCGTCAAGAAGAACGGGACGTATCATCTTCTCCTGAAAGACAGCGACGGCCTGCCGAACGTCAATCCGATCGAGTACACGATCCGGGTCACCCCCGACGAGTATCCGGCCGCGGAGATTCTTTCGCCGGCAAAGAACACCGATCTCACGCAGGGGATGAAGCTCGACCTCTTCGTCCGGATCAAGGACGATTTTGGTTTCTCAAAACTGCGGGTCGCGTACCGGCTGGCACAGTCGCGCTACGAGCCTCCCGCGGAAAAGTATAGTTTCACCGACATCCCGTTGCCCGACAGGAATCAAAGCCCTCAGGAGCTCTGGTATCATTGGGACGTTTCGGAGCTGCGTCTTGTTCCCGAAGATGCCGTCTCCTACTATGTGGAGGTGTTCGATAACGACAACGTAACGGGGCCGAAGTCCGGCAAGAGCGAAAGCTATCTCCTCCGGCTCCCCTCCCTGGAGGAGGTGTTCTCCGACGTCTCCCAGGCGCACGACCAGTCGCTCGATCAGATGGAAAGCGTCGCAAAGGAGAGCCAGCAGCTCAAACAGGATATCGAAGAGTTGCAGCGGGAGATGAAGAAGAATCGCGAGAAGTCCGACTGGCAGCAGCAGAAGAAGGCCGAGGAGCTCCTGCAGAGGCACGATGAGATGAAGAAGAAGCTGGACGAGACTTCCAAGAAGCTGGAAGAGATGATGAATAAGATGGAGGATAACAAGCTCCTCTCGAAAGAGACGATGGAGAAGTATTCCGAGCTCCAGAAGCTGATGGAGGAATTGAAATCCCCCGAGTTGCAGGAGGCCCTCAAGAAACTCCAGGAATCGACGAAGCAGCTCTCGCCCGAGGAAATCAGGCAGGCGATGGAACGCCTGAAGCTCTCCGAGGATCAGTTCCGGCAGAGCCTCGAGCGCACGGTGGAGCTCCTGAAGAGGATCCACATCGAGCAGAAGATCGACGAACTGATCAAACGCGCGGAGGAAATGCAAAAGCAGCAGGAAGGCCTGAAGGAGCAAACCGCGAAGACCAGCCCCTCCGATCAGAAGAAGCGCGACGAGCTCTCGAAGCAGCAGCAGGATCTTCAGAAACAGGCCGAGTCGCTGGAGAAACAGGCGGCGGACCTCCAGAAAAAGATGGAGGAATTCCCGAAGGAAATGCCCGTCGATCAGATGGCAAAGGCTCAGGAACAATTGCAGAAAGACCAGCTCTCGAAACAAATGCAACAATCCTCCGGACAGATGCAATCCGGCGATCTTCAAAAGGCCCAGCAACAGCAAAGCCAGAGCGAGCAGTCCCTCTCGCAATTCCAGCAGCAGATGAAAGACGTGCAGAAATCCCTGCAGGACGAGCAGATGAAGCAGGTCGTCCGGGAGATGAAGAAGCAGCTCCAGAACATGCTCGAACTCTCCAAGCGGGAGGAATCGCTGAAGGAGGAGACAAAGGGGATGGATCCCAACTCCCAGCGGTTCCGCGAAGGGGCCCAGCAGCAGAGCGAGATGAAGAGCGATCTGGGGAACGTCGCCAATAACATGGCGGAACTCGCCAAGAAGACCTTCGCGGTGAGCCCGGAGATGTCGAAGGAGATGGGCGATGCGATGAAGGAAATGGAGCAGGCGACGGAAAATATGGAGTCACGCAACCCGGGCGGCTCGTCCGAAAAGCAGGGCGCGGCGATGGGTTCGATGAACCGCGCGGCGATGATGATGCAGAATGCGCTCAACGGGCTCCAGGGGGGAACCGGCGGGATGGGCATGGCGGGACTGATGGGCCGGTTGGGGCAGATGACGGGGATGCAACAGGGGATCAACCAGGGCACCCAGCAGGCGATGGGGATGGGCCAGGGTCAGCCGGGAATGACGCCGGAACAACAGGCGCAGTACAACCGGCTCGGCGGGTCGCAGGGAGCCGTCCAGAAATCGATGGAGGAACTTGCCCGCGAAGCGAAGAATGCGGGAGAGTACAGCAAGCTGCTCGGAGACCTCGATCGCATCGCACAGGAGATGAAGGAGGTTCAGACCGATCTGGAACAGGGAAACGTAAATCCCAACACCGCCAAAAAGCAGGAACATATTCTTTCCCGGCTGCTCGAATCGACCCGCTCGATGCGGGAGCGGGATTACGAAAAGCGGCGGAAGGCGGAGACGGGGACCGACATCCGGCGCGCAAGCCCCTCCGGGCTCGATCTTTCGACGCAGGAGGGCAAGAACAAGTTGAGGGAGGAGCTCCTCAAGGTGCTGGAGGGAAAGTACTCGAAGGACTACGAAGAGTTGATCAGGAAATATTTCGACCAGCTTGAGAAGGAAGATGTGAACCGGTAG
- a CDS encoding S9 family peptidase, whose product MNRNRIARTLLLPTLLLAIAAFSPLLSQVKRPIELQDLFKIKRVSDPQLSPDGKWVAYVVAEVDKPNNKSNNDIWIIPSGGGEARRFASSPKQDRHPRWSPDGKWIAFESNRSGSYQIYVQPVEAGEAKQLTSISTEANQAVWSPDGKNIAFVSAVFPEFSDKPYSESNALNKSKQDGRDTSKVKARIMTKLLYRHWDSWVDDKRQHLFVVPVAGGDPRDVTPGDRDAVPTSSTFSAGDDFDFSPDGGMLAYTATPVPPHDESWSTNHDIYEVNLATMERKQLTTNLAADGFPRYSPDGKYIAYRAQSRPGFEADRWQLMIYDRSSHASHSLTTDFDAGIESIVWSHDGKTLYFEAEEKANRPLWSVTLRDDDIKKVVDGAVNGDINVAPNGKMLVFSRQSFTRPVEIYTASPGGKNAKPLTHVNDDLFSQLAFAEPEAVWFAGAGGTQVQMWIIKPPTFSAGGTTPAGSKETEANVTKKYPLVFWAHGGPQGAFMNSWSYRWNPELWASKGYVLALPNPRGSTGFGQKFVDEISRDWGGKVYVDLMNGLGYMEQLPYVDTSRMAAAGASFGGYMMDWFEGHTDKFKTIITHDGVYNFNSMYGVTEETWFDEWEHGIPWETPDYDKFSPHKYAANFKTPALIIHSELDYRVPVGEGMSLFTALQRKGIPSKWLYFPDEGHWVLKPLNSELWHKTVFEWLDGYLKPDASGGVSQ is encoded by the coding sequence ATGAATCGTAATCGCATAGCACGAACCCTATTACTCCCTACGCTCCTTCTCGCAATTGCCGCCTTCTCCCCTCTGCTGTCGCAGGTGAAACGCCCGATCGAACTTCAGGACCTGTTCAAGATCAAGCGGGTGAGCGATCCCCAACTTTCGCCGGACGGCAAATGGGTGGCGTACGTCGTCGCCGAGGTCGACAAGCCGAATAACAAGTCAAACAACGATATCTGGATCATTCCTTCCGGAGGAGGCGAGGCCCGCCGCTTCGCAAGCAGTCCGAAGCAGGACCGCCACCCCCGGTGGTCACCCGACGGAAAATGGATTGCGTTCGAGTCGAACAGGAGCGGGTCCTATCAGATTTATGTGCAGCCCGTCGAAGCGGGCGAGGCGAAACAACTGACCTCGATCTCGACCGAGGCGAATCAGGCGGTCTGGTCTCCCGACGGAAAGAACATAGCGTTTGTCTCGGCTGTCTTCCCCGAATTCTCCGATAAGCCGTACTCGGAAAGCAACGCTCTTAACAAGAGCAAGCAGGACGGGCGGGACACGAGCAAGGTAAAGGCCCGAATCATGACAAAACTGCTCTACAGGCACTGGGACAGCTGGGTCGACGATAAGAGGCAGCATCTCTTTGTCGTGCCGGTTGCCGGCGGGGATCCCCGGGATGTGACGCCCGGCGACCGGGATGCGGTGCCCACCTCTTCGACATTCTCTGCCGGCGACGATTTTGATTTTTCTCCCGACGGCGGCATGCTGGCCTACACCGCGACTCCCGTCCCCCCCCACGACGAATCGTGGAGCACGAACCATGATATCTACGAGGTCAATCTCGCCACGATGGAGCGAAAACAACTCACGACGAATCTCGCGGCAGACGGATTTCCCCGCTATTCCCCTGACGGGAAGTATATCGCCTACCGCGCCCAATCGCGTCCGGGATTTGAAGCCGACCGGTGGCAATTGATGATCTATGATCGCTCCTCGCATGCGAGCCACAGTCTCACGACGGACTTCGATGCCGGGATCGAGTCGATCGTCTGGTCTCACGACGGCAAGACTCTTTACTTCGAGGCGGAAGAGAAGGCGAACCGGCCCCTCTGGTCCGTTACTCTCCGGGATGACGACATCAAGAAGGTCGTCGACGGCGCCGTCAACGGCGACATCAACGTTGCTCCAAACGGAAAGATGCTCGTTTTTTCCCGCCAATCTTTCACACGCCCGGTCGAAATCTACACGGCCTCGCCCGGAGGGAAGAACGCAAAACCTCTTACGCATGTGAACGACGACCTTTTTTCACAACTCGCCTTTGCGGAGCCCGAGGCTGTGTGGTTCGCCGGCGCCGGAGGCACGCAGGTCCAGATGTGGATCATCAAACCCCCGACGTTCTCCGCCGGCGGTACAACGCCCGCGGGGAGCAAGGAAACCGAAGCGAACGTGACGAAAAAATATCCGCTGGTGTTCTGGGCGCACGGCGGCCCGCAAGGCGCTTTCATGAACTCCTGGTCGTATCGCTGGAATCCGGAGCTCTGGGCCTCAAAGGGGTACGTGCTCGCGCTCCCGAATCCCCGCGGGAGCACAGGCTTCGGCCAGAAGTTCGTCGATGAGATCAGCCGCGACTGGGGCGGAAAGGTCTATGTCGATCTCATGAACGGCCTCGGCTATATGGAACAGCTTCCCTATGTCGATACCAGCCGGATGGCCGCCGCCGGAGCATCCTTCGGCGGGTACATGATGGATTGGTTCGAGGGTCATACGGACAAATTCAAGACGATCATCACCCACGACGGCGTCTATAATTTCAACAGCATGTACGGAGTAACGGAGGAAACCTGGTTCGACGAATGGGAACACGGCATTCCCTGGGAGACTCCGGATTACGACAAGTTCTCGCCGCACAAGTACGCCGCCAATTTCAAGACGCCCGCTCTGATCATCCACAGCGAGCTCGATTACCGCGTTCCGGTCGGCGAGGGGATGAGCCTCTTCACCGCTCTCCAACGGAAAGGGATTCCCTCCAAGTGGCTCTACTTCCCGGACGAAGGCCACTGGGTGTTGAAGCCGCTGAACAGCGAGTTGTGGCACAAGACGGTCTTCGAGTGGCTGGACGGGTATCTGAAACCGGACGCCTCCGGAGGGGTTTCGCAATAG
- the dcd gene encoding dCTP deaminase: protein MILSDRQILAEMRRGTVVIKPFNRKYLGSNSYDVHLGSWFATYRDEILDARRHNKVTSFRIPSEGMILVPSKLYLGVTEEYTETHRHVPFLEGKSSIGRLGIDIHATAGKGDIGFCNTWTLEISVRQPVRIYAGMPIGQLIYFEVSGDVEVPYNKRTTAKYRKRTIKPVESMMWKNFK, encoded by the coding sequence ATGATCCTTTCAGACAGGCAAATCCTCGCCGAGATGAGGCGGGGAACGGTGGTCATCAAGCCGTTCAATCGCAAATACCTCGGCTCCAATAGCTACGACGTTCACCTCGGCAGTTGGTTCGCCACATACCGGGACGAAATCCTCGATGCACGCCGCCACAACAAAGTCACCTCGTTCCGGATTCCGAGCGAAGGGATGATTCTCGTGCCGAGCAAACTCTACCTCGGCGTCACGGAAGAATACACGGAAACCCACCGGCATGTCCCGTTTCTTGAGGGGAAGAGCAGCATCGGCCGGCTTGGAATCGACATCCATGCGACCGCCGGCAAGGGGGACATCGGATTCTGCAACACCTGGACGCTTGAAATCTCGGTTCGCCAACCGGTCCGCATCTATGCCGGAATGCCGATCGGCCAATTGATTTACTTCGAGGTGAGCGGCGATGTGGAAGTGCCTTACAATAAACGCACAACCGCAAAATACCGGAAGCGCACGATAAAGCCGGTCGAGTCGATGATGTGGAAAAATTTCAAATAG
- a CDS encoding DUF4159 domain-containing protein, which yields MKTALILVVVLVFLVPAGVLPQQAKLSSAFKIARLKYTGGGDWYNDQQEEVNLLAFVREHSLIDVEPAYEFVEITNDRLFTYPFIFMTGHGNISFSDLEVKRLRTYLENGGFIYADDDYGMDKAFRREIKKVFPEQELVELPYSFGLYHCEYEFPNGPPKTHEHNGKPAQGFGLFHNRRLVLYYTYESNPSDGWNDAEVHGDPPAKREEALHFGTNIVTWALTH from the coding sequence ATGAAAACCGCTCTCATCCTCGTCGTTGTGCTCGTTTTTCTTGTTCCCGCCGGCGTTCTGCCTCAACAGGCGAAGCTTTCCAGCGCCTTCAAAATCGCGCGCCTGAAATATACGGGCGGCGGCGATTGGTACAACGACCAGCAGGAGGAAGTGAACCTGCTGGCGTTCGTCAGGGAGCATTCCCTGATCGATGTGGAACCCGCCTACGAGTTCGTCGAAATTACGAATGACCGGCTCTTCACCTATCCGTTCATTTTCATGACCGGGCATGGGAACATCTCGTTCTCCGACCTCGAGGTCAAGCGGCTGCGGACCTATTTGGAGAACGGCGGCTTCATTTATGCGGACGACGACTACGGCATGGATAAGGCCTTCCGGCGCGAGATCAAGAAGGTGTTCCCCGAGCAGGAGCTCGTGGAGCTTCCCTATTCCTTTGGACTCTATCACTGCGAGTACGAGTTTCCGAACGGCCCGCCCAAGACCCACGAGCACAACGGAAAGCCCGCCCAGGGGTTCGGCCTCTTCCATAACAGAAGGCTCGTCCTCTATTATACATATGAGTCGAACCCCAGCGACGGCTGGAACGACGCCGAGGTCCACGGCGACCCCCCGGCAAAACGCGAGGAAGCGCTTCATTTTGGAACAAATATCGTCACCTGGGCGTTAACACATTAA